From Musa acuminata AAA Group cultivar baxijiao chromosome BXJ3-8, Cavendish_Baxijiao_AAA, whole genome shotgun sequence, one genomic window encodes:
- the LOC103995326 gene encoding hydrophobic protein LTI6B: MGTATCLDLLVAIILPPLGVFLKFGCKVEFWLCLLLTILGYIPGIIYAVYAITK, encoded by the exons ATGGGGACAGCTACTTGCTTGGATTTACTGGTTGCCATAATTCTTCCTCCTCTTGGTGTCTTCCTCAAGTTTGGCTGCAAG GTGGAGTTTTGGCTCTGCCTTTTGCTGACCATCCTCGGCTACATCCCCGGGATCATCTATGCCGTCTATGCCATCACCAAATAA